A region of the Helicobacter pylori NQ4053 genome:
GATTTAAAGCGGCGCGATTTTAGCATGAATGCGATCGCTTATAGCCCTACAAAAGGGCTGATTGATCCCTTTAAAGGGCAAAATGCGATTGAAAATCAAATAATTGAATGCGTGGGGGGAGCGCGATTAAGGTTTTTTGAAGACGCTTTAAGGATTTTAAGAGCGTTGCGATTTAGCGCGACTTTAGGCTTTAAGATAGCGCCAAGCACTAAAGAAGCGGTTTTTGCGTGTAAGGATTTGTTAAAACACCTCTCCAAAGAACGCTTACAAAGTGAATTGAATAAGCTTCTTATGGGGAAAAACGCCTATGAAGTGGCCAAAGAATATCAAGAAATTTTGGAGTTGGTTATTCAAGAAACAATAGAAAATTTAGGGTTTTTAAAAAACGCGCCTTTTAATTTGGAATTAAGATTGTTGGGGTTTTTTAAACATCAAAAAAGTTTGGAAAATTTACGCTACCCTAAAAAAACTTGTGTTTTATTTTCAAAAGCTAAAGAATGCCACAAATCTTTTTTAAATATTCATAACAAAACAGAGTTAAAATTTTTATTGAAAAACTACGATTTAGAGCCTTTTAATTTGGCTTTAGATTTTTATGCACTCAAAAACCCCAAACACGCTTTAAAAATTAAAAGCTTATTAAAAGAAATATTTGATTCTAACGAGCCTTTTAAAAAAGAACACCTAGCCCTTAAGGGCGGTGCGCTTCAAAGCTTGGGCTACCAACACCAAAAAATCAGCGAAATTTTAAACGCATGCTTAAATTTGGTTATTGAAAATCCTAAAAATAATGCTTTAGAGTGGCTG
Encoded here:
- a CDS encoding CCA tRNA nucleotidyltransferase, translated to MFELEKELKELFDIYEKSPYELYLVGGCVRDCLMGITPKDYDLTSNALVNESKEILLKCHFRVLETGIKHGTITALKNHQSYEITTFRIEKGHIKHRKPKELVFSAHLTDDLKRRDFSMNAIAYSPTKGLIDPFKGQNAIENQIIECVGGARLRFFEDALRILRALRFSATLGFKIAPSTKEAVFACKDLLKHLSKERLQSELNKLLMGKNAYEVAKEYQEILELVIQETIENLGFLKNAPFNLELRLLGFFKHQKSLENLRYPKKTCVLFSKAKECHKSFLNIHNKTELKFLLKNYDLEPFNLALDFYALKNPKHALKIKSLLKEIFDSNEPFKKEHLALKGGALQSLGYQHQKISEILNACLNLVIENPKNNALEWLIKWVKDHYLPNDAINLSPIGRKN